From the Rhodoferax sp. WC2427 genome, one window contains:
- the malQ gene encoding 4-alpha-glucanotransferase, whose amino-acid sequence MASDLLNQRTSGVLLHPTSLPGPHGCGDFGPNAFYFVDWLQTAGQSLWQTLPLGPIGPGDSPYMGSSAFAGNPLLVAFEPLLEKGWIAAESLAAAFDAEKINFGQVVPWRLQRLREAFAGFQASASAADRAAFAAWLQAEQSWVADYTLFMALDQAHTPALWPDWPKPLSRREPAALAAARTQYADEIGFWGFVQWQFDVQWKRLKGYANGKNIHLVGDLPIFIAHHSSDCWSRPDLYELDAAGHPLVIAGVPPDFFSATGQRWGNPLYNWSAMKADGYRWWIERVKRQLTLADVVRIDHFRGFVGYWEIPASEPTAVKGRWMPGPDYDLFAAIEAALGKLPIIAEDLGVITDEVNALRHRAGFPGMRILQFAFSDDAGNNFLPHNYARDTVVYSGTHDNDTVVGWWADCTDRERAYAGEYLNTDGSDVHWAMLRACAQSVANHSLCQFQDVMGLDGKHRMNTPGTIGCWTWRFKWEWVSGDATEKLAHITAASGRTRFDRLPLPAYPEGKNKP is encoded by the coding sequence ATGGCTTCCGACCTGTTGAACCAACGCACCTCGGGTGTCTTGCTGCACCCCACGTCCCTCCCCGGCCCGCATGGCTGCGGCGACTTTGGGCCTAACGCCTTTTATTTTGTCGACTGGCTGCAAACGGCAGGCCAATCGCTGTGGCAAACCCTGCCGCTGGGCCCCATCGGCCCTGGCGATTCGCCCTATATGGGCAGCTCGGCTTTTGCGGGCAACCCGCTGCTGGTGGCGTTCGAGCCCTTGCTGGAAAAAGGCTGGATCGCCGCCGAATCCCTGGCCGCCGCGTTCGATGCCGAAAAGATCAACTTCGGCCAGGTTGTGCCCTGGCGTTTGCAAAGGCTGCGCGAGGCCTTTGCCGGCTTCCAGGCCAGCGCCTCCGCGGCAGACCGGGCGGCGTTCGCGGCCTGGCTGCAGGCCGAACAAAGCTGGGTGGCCGACTACACCCTGTTCATGGCGCTGGACCAGGCCCACACCCCGGCCCTGTGGCCGGACTGGCCCAAGCCCCTGTCGCGCCGCGAACCCGCTGCCCTGGCAGCAGCGCGCACCCAGTACGCGGACGAGATCGGCTTCTGGGGCTTTGTGCAGTGGCAGTTCGATGTGCAGTGGAAGCGCCTGAAGGGCTACGCCAACGGCAAGAACATCCATCTGGTGGGCGACCTGCCGATCTTCATTGCGCACCACTCCAGCGACTGCTGGTCGCGCCCCGACCTGTATGAGCTGGATGCCGCGGGCCACCCGCTGGTCATCGCCGGGGTGCCACCCGACTTCTTCTCGGCCACCGGCCAGCGCTGGGGTAACCCACTGTACAACTGGTCTGCCATGAAGGCCGATGGCTACCGTTGGTGGATCGAACGCGTGAAGCGCCAGCTGACCCTGGCCGACGTGGTGCGCATCGACCACTTCCGCGGCTTTGTGGGCTACTGGGAGATTCCGGCCAGCGAACCCACTGCCGTCAAGGGCCGCTGGATGCCCGGCCCCGACTACGACCTGTTTGCGGCCATCGAAGCCGCCCTGGGCAAGCTGCCCATCATTGCCGAAGACCTGGGCGTGATCACCGACGAGGTGAACGCGCTGCGCCACCGGGCGGGCTTTCCGGGCATGCGGATCCTGCAGTTTGCGTTCTCGGACGACGCGGGCAACAACTTTTTGCCGCACAACTACGCCCGCGATACCGTGGTCTACAGCGGCACGCACGACAACGACACCGTGGTCGGCTGGTGGGCTGACTGCACCGACCGCGAGCGCGCTTACGCGGGTGAGTACCTGAACACCGATGGCTCGGATGTGCACTGGGCCATGCTGCGCGCCTGCGCCCAATCGGTGGCCAACCATTCGCTGTGCCAGTTCCAGGACGTAATGGGGCTGGACGGCAAGCACCGCATGAATACCCCCGGTACCATTGGCTGCTGGACCTGGCGGTTCAAGTGGGAATGGGTCAGCGGCGACGCAACCGAAAAGCTGGCCCACATCACCGCTGCCAGTGGCCGTACTCGGTTCGACCGTTTGCCGCTGCCGGCTTACCCCGAAGGCAAGAACAAGCCCTAG
- a CDS encoding methylated-DNA--[protein]-cysteine S-methyltransferase encodes MKFLNTPDYVRFATPLGPMLAAATGYGLCGLWFDGQRHQPDIATWHLAPAHPLLQQTAAFMDAYFAGSTAPFSLPLDLAGGTPFQQAVWRALLQIPRGATTSYAALSQAVGRPTAVRAVAGAVGRNPVSVLVPCHRVLGSDGSLTGYAGGLERKTALLQLEGVLI; translated from the coding sequence ATGAAATTCCTAAATACCCCCGACTACGTCCGCTTTGCCACCCCGCTCGGCCCCATGCTGGCCGCCGCCACCGGCTATGGCCTGTGTGGCCTGTGGTTTGACGGCCAGCGCCACCAGCCCGACATAGCCACCTGGCACTTGGCACCTGCGCACCCGCTGCTGCAGCAAACCGCCGCCTTCATGGATGCCTACTTTGCCGGGAGCACGGCCCCCTTCAGCCTGCCGCTGGACCTGGCGGGCGGCACGCCCTTCCAGCAGGCCGTGTGGCGGGCGCTGCTGCAGATCCCGCGCGGTGCCACCACCAGCTATGCCGCGTTAAGCCAGGCGGTCGGCCGACCCACGGCGGTGCGGGCGGTGGCCGGTGCGGTGGGGCGCAACCCCGTCAGCGTGCTGGTGCCCTGCCACCGGGTGCTGGGTAGCGACGGTTCGCTGACCGGCTATGCCGGTGGACTGGAACGCAAAACTGCGCTGCTGCAACTGGAAGGAGTGCTGATTTGA
- a CDS encoding DMT family transporter, with product MKAASKPWVFDFVLLAAVWGASFIFMRTASMEMGAVPTAALRVAIAALALLPVLAWQGQMPGLRQHWKPVLLVGVLNSGVPFALFSFALLSITTGLSSILNATTPLFGTLIAWLWLRDRPNGSRSLGLVIGFVGVALLAWDKASFKPDSHGIAPGWAVLACLLAATCYGITGSYTKRFLGTVPPLVIATGSQIGAALGLALPAFWLWPAHWPSLHAWAALLVVGTVSTALAYIIFFRLIANIGPARALTVTFVVPVFAVLYGAVFLGEALTPWMLGCGLVVVCGTALAIGLLRLPARH from the coding sequence TTGAAAGCCGCGTCCAAGCCCTGGGTTTTTGATTTTGTGTTGCTGGCCGCTGTGTGGGGCGCGTCGTTTATCTTTATGCGCACCGCCTCGATGGAGATGGGCGCGGTGCCCACGGCGGCGTTGCGGGTGGCGATTGCCGCGCTGGCCCTGCTGCCCGTGTTGGCTTGGCAGGGGCAGATGCCAGGCCTGCGCCAGCACTGGAAGCCGGTGCTGCTGGTCGGCGTGCTGAATTCGGGCGTGCCATTTGCGCTGTTTTCGTTTGCGCTGCTGTCCATCACCACCGGGCTGTCGTCGATTCTGAACGCCACCACGCCGCTGTTTGGCACATTGATCGCCTGGCTCTGGCTGCGCGACCGGCCCAACGGTTCGCGCAGCCTGGGGCTGGTGATCGGCTTTGTGGGCGTGGCCCTGCTGGCCTGGGACAAAGCCAGCTTCAAGCCCGACAGCCATGGCATCGCACCCGGCTGGGCGGTACTGGCCTGCTTGCTGGCGGCCACCTGCTACGGCATCACCGGCAGCTACACCAAGCGCTTTCTGGGCACGGTGCCGCCCCTGGTGATCGCCACCGGCAGCCAGATCGGCGCCGCCCTGGGCCTGGCCCTGCCCGCCTTCTGGCTGTGGCCTGCGCACTGGCCCAGCCTGCACGCCTGGGCCGCGCTGCTGGTGGTGGGCACGGTGTCGACGGCACTGGCCTACATCATCTTTTTCCGGCTGATCGCCAACATCGGCCCGGCCAGGGCGCTGACCGTGACCTTTGTGGTGCCGGTGTTTGCCGTGCTGTACGGCGCGGTGTTTCTGGGCGAAGCGCTGACCCCGTGGATGCTGGGCTGCGGGCTGGTGGTGGTGTGCGGCACGGCCCTGGCCATAGGCTTGTTACGTTTACCCGCACGGCATTAG
- a CDS encoding Kdo hydroxylase family protein, translated as MSHQIMEVPGSDWEGRQPVEALTDTLESGGVLYFPALAFSLSQHELPLLRPGLRAPKSRNISQPARGVVKGAQGTVEELQALSNMMQRYRHQAVQLVHGLFPRYSAHLRLEPTSYRPTEVATRTQSWRADDKRLHVDAFPSRPNRGERILRVFSNINPLQQPRVWRVGEPFESMARQFLPLIPGYRAWEAHLLRGLGVTKSLRSEYDHMMLQLHDHLKRDANYQKNAPQTVVEFAAGSTWVCFSDQTLHAVLGGQYMMEQTFFMPPQHQYRPDQSPLGILTRLAGHPLQGAPL; from the coding sequence ATGTCACATCAAATCATGGAAGTCCCAGGCTCTGATTGGGAAGGGCGCCAGCCGGTGGAAGCGTTGACCGACACACTGGAGAGCGGCGGCGTACTGTATTTTCCGGCGCTGGCGTTTTCGCTCTCGCAACACGAGCTGCCGCTGCTGCGCCCCGGGCTGCGCGCCCCCAAATCGCGCAATATCAGCCAGCCCGCCCGCGGTGTGGTCAAAGGCGCCCAGGGTACGGTCGAGGAACTGCAGGCCCTGAGCAACATGATGCAGCGTTACCGCCACCAGGCGGTGCAACTGGTGCACGGCTTGTTTCCCCGCTACAGCGCCCATTTGCGGCTGGAGCCCACCAGCTACCGACCCACCGAGGTGGCCACGCGCACCCAGTCGTGGCGGGCGGACGACAAGCGGCTGCATGTGGATGCGTTCCCATCGCGACCCAACCGGGGCGAGCGAATTTTGCGGGTGTTCAGCAACATCAACCCGCTCCAGCAGCCCCGGGTGTGGCGCGTGGGCGAGCCGTTCGAGTCCATGGCCCGGCAGTTTTTGCCCCTGATTCCGGGCTACCGGGCCTGGGAGGCGCACCTGCTGCGCGGCCTGGGCGTCACCAAGTCGCTGCGCAGCGAGTACGACCACATGATGCTGCAACTGCACGACCATTTGAAGCGCGACGCCAACTACCAAAAAAACGCGCCGCAAACCGTGGTCGAATTTGCCGCGGGCAGCACCTGGGTGTGCTTCTCTGACCAAACCTTGCACGCGGTGCTGGGCGGCCAATACATGATGGAGCAGACATTCTTCATGCCGCCCCAGCACCAGTACCGGCCTGATCAAAGCCCGTTAGGCATATTGACCCGTTTGGCCGGACACCCTTTGCAGGGCGCACCGCTTTAA
- a CDS encoding DMT family transporter has product MHLSHSRAVFMMVLVTLMWSIAGVTTRHLESAHSFEITFWRSFFTVLSLLVILPLLQGRVVFTKIRHGGTALWLSGVCWAVMFTAYMLALSLSPVANVLVTMSIAPLLTALLARFAIGHRLPLRTWVAIAVAGAGIVVMYGTQLSSGGGTGQLVGTLIALCVPLASAVNWTVVQRSHAQGKDVDLVPSVLVGAVLSSLVTLPLALPLQATPHDLGLLAMLGSVQLAIPCILSVWCARVLKAPEVSLLQLLEVLFGITLAWLGANEAPGMVVLVGGTLVLGALVSNEALGWWQRRAVL; this is encoded by the coding sequence ATGCATTTATCCCATTCCCGCGCTGTATTCATGATGGTTCTGGTCACGCTGATGTGGTCGATTGCCGGGGTCACCACCCGGCACCTGGAGTCGGCGCACAGCTTTGAAATTACCTTCTGGCGCAGCTTTTTTACCGTGCTGTCTTTGCTCGTGATCCTGCCGTTGCTGCAGGGCCGGGTGGTGTTCACCAAGATCCGGCATGGCGGCACGGCCCTGTGGTTGTCCGGCGTGTGTTGGGCGGTGATGTTCACCGCCTACATGTTGGCGCTGAGCCTGAGCCCGGTGGCCAATGTGCTGGTCACCATGTCGATTGCGCCGCTGCTCACTGCGTTGTTGGCCCGCTTTGCCATTGGCCACCGGCTGCCGCTGCGCACCTGGGTGGCGATTGCCGTGGCAGGGGCGGGCATTGTTGTGATGTACGGCACCCAGCTGAGCTCTGGCGGCGGAACGGGCCAACTCGTGGGCACCTTGATTGCACTGTGCGTGCCCCTGGCCAGCGCCGTGAACTGGACCGTGGTGCAGCGCAGCCATGCGCAGGGCAAGGATGTGGACCTGGTGCCTTCGGTGCTGGTGGGTGCCGTGCTGTCGTCGTTGGTCACCTTGCCTCTGGCCCTGCCGCTGCAGGCCACGCCGCACGACCTGGGCTTGCTGGCCATGCTGGGATCGGTGCAGCTGGCCATTCCCTGTATTTTGTCGGTGTGGTGTGCCCGGGTGCTCAAGGCCCCCGAGGTGTCGCTGCTACAGCTGCTGGAAGTCTTGTTCGGGATCACCCTGGCTTGGTTGGGCGCGAACGAAGCGCCTGGCATGGTGGTCTTGGTGGGTGGCACCCTGGTCCTGGGCGCGCTTGTGTCCAACGAAGCGCTGGGTTGGTGGCAGCGCCGGGCCGTGCTCTAG
- a CDS encoding alpha-amylase family glycosyl hydrolase yields the protein MTSTLPAQMRQLWQQLYQDQYADKLDTFLAELQAAAQTAAPPPPATWFKEVVVYSLYVDLFNKDFKGLTNRLAYLQDLGVTCLWLLPILDSPMRDAGFDISDYTKIRSELVGGSDAAAQGTFAEFLAEAHRRNIRVIFDVAMNHCSDQHMWFKEARKGPDNPYRDYFIWSDTTERYKEARIIFKGMMPSNWHPLPEAPDTYFFHRFFDSQPDLNYRNPEVLLAMCRVLLFWVAQGVDGFRADAIPYLWKEEGTICENLPGTHAIVKFFRAVLDTVRPGTILLAEACQPPAEVVTYFGDSDECQAAYHFPVMPRIYLALATHSAKPIFDTLSTNFTPAIPDDCGWFSFLRCHDELTLEMVTPEERKTIHAAYCHQPEWDFRQGEGIASRLVDLFKSDAAAVQLAFSISFTLLGTPVIFYGDEFAKPNDDQFQAAQEALTGYQDARYKVRGAVDWESVDRQLADATSLPARTHDAVRTMLAVRRAHPALAAGNFQPLTTLDDRILAYVRGTNDQQVLVVQNLSNDAVNVTLPASIAGAGWKRIFGAQDLAQGVLALAPKGFSWFAA from the coding sequence ATGACCAGCACCTTACCCGCCCAAATGCGCCAACTCTGGCAGCAGCTCTACCAAGACCAGTACGCCGACAAACTGGACACTTTCCTCGCCGAGCTGCAAGCTGCGGCCCAGACCGCCGCCCCGCCGCCACCCGCCACCTGGTTCAAGGAAGTGGTGGTGTATTCGCTGTACGTCGACCTGTTCAACAAGGACTTCAAAGGCCTGACGAACCGCCTGGCCTACCTGCAAGACCTGGGCGTGACCTGCCTGTGGCTGCTGCCCATCCTGGACTCGCCCATGCGCGACGCGGGCTTTGACATCAGCGACTACACCAAAATCCGCAGTGAGCTGGTAGGTGGCAGCGATGCGGCGGCCCAGGGCACCTTTGCCGAATTCCTGGCCGAGGCCCACCGCCGCAACATCCGCGTGATCTTCGACGTGGCCATGAACCACTGCTCCGACCAGCACATGTGGTTCAAGGAAGCCCGCAAAGGCCCCGACAACCCCTACCGCGACTACTTCATCTGGAGCGACACCACCGAGCGCTACAAGGAAGCCCGCATCATCTTCAAAGGCATGATGCCCAGCAACTGGCACCCCTTGCCGGAAGCCCCGGACACCTATTTCTTCCACCGCTTCTTCGACTCGCAACCCGACCTGAACTACCGCAACCCCGAGGTGCTGCTGGCCATGTGCCGCGTGCTGCTGTTCTGGGTGGCGCAAGGGGTGGACGGCTTCCGCGCCGACGCCATCCCCTACCTGTGGAAGGAAGAAGGCACCATCTGCGAGAACCTGCCCGGCACCCACGCGATCGTCAAGTTCTTCCGCGCCGTGCTCGACACCGTGCGCCCCGGCACCATCTTGCTGGCCGAGGCCTGCCAGCCGCCCGCCGAGGTGGTCACCTATTTTGGCGACAGCGACGAGTGCCAGGCGGCCTACCATTTCCCGGTGATGCCCCGCATCTACCTGGCGCTGGCCACCCACTCGGCCAAGCCGATTTTCGACACCCTGTCGACCAACTTCACGCCCGCCATCCCGGATGACTGCGGCTGGTTCTCGTTTTTGCGCTGCCACGACGAGCTGACGCTGGAAATGGTCACGCCCGAAGAGCGCAAAACCATCCACGCCGCCTACTGCCACCAGCCCGAGTGGGATTTCCGCCAGGGTGAAGGCATTGCCTCGCGCCTGGTCGACCTGTTCAAGAGCGACGCAGCCGCCGTGCAACTGGCCTTCAGCATCAGCTTCACCCTGCTGGGCACGCCTGTGATCTTCTACGGCGACGAGTTCGCCAAGCCCAACGACGACCAGTTCCAGGCCGCCCAGGAAGCCCTGACCGGCTACCAGGATGCGCGCTACAAGGTGCGCGGTGCCGTGGACTGGGAGAGTGTGGACCGCCAGTTGGCCGATGCCACCAGCCTGCCCGCCCGCACCCACGATGCCGTGCGCACCATGCTGGCCGTGCGCCGCGCCCACCCGGCCCTGGCGGCTGGCAACTTCCAGCCGCTGACCACGCTGGACGACCGCATCCTGGCCTATGTGCGCGGAACCAACGACCAGCAGGTGCTGGTGGTACAAAACCTGTCCAACGACGCGGTGAATGTGACCCTGCCCGCCAGCATCGCCGGTGCCGGTTGGAAACGGATTTTCGGTGCCCAAGACCTGGCCCAGGGCGTGCTTGCCTTGGCCCCCAAAGGCTTTAGCTGGTTCGCAGCCTGA
- a CDS encoding ATP-binding protein, whose translation MRINVNHHRHLLWVALVSVSMALAMAVMLVLQLTQRQSIRQSSQVGNDSITAMAFQYEREFLRFRQALRGVVQERTPPDLDDVRLRLDIFVSRLGLLRDNPSITLLQERPEYAEVIPGMEQLVARTDQVLSRDAPDAQAMADLLVEFNAAGPAVQALSMAANSQVSLLLERQGSTLLRQNDQIIWLTLAQLIGLLVASGSLVVRHRKQEQLRLEWQRLNANLVAANLQAENANRGKSQFLANMSHELRTPFNGMLGMLGLLEGTTLNAEQADYVNTVRGSASHLLALLNDILDVSALDVGKMAVNPIPVQLPSLLRDVDALMQPLAKEKKLDFSLVLHTELPAWVEADGTRIKQILLNLVSNAIKFSPQGAIALDVECDFAPAARATDTVVLRLRVSDQGIGMDAATIGCLFQRFSQGDASISRRFGGTGLGLEISRNLARLMGGDITVQSQPGQGSQFSLELPLACVPAPPPMLPHVVEAVPLDHRIPGGETAPGLDILVAEDHPVNRKYMQALLSRLGHRIRFVEDGLQAVAEVRRAMPDLVFMDVHMPVMDGLQATQSLRAGGDQAAQVYIVALTADAFAESRERALAAGMDAFLSKPVRIDQIETLLQQRFGARATPRRDPVAPAVEVPVPAAAQPLATKPPRRRFRAGDVAHHLDMAMLGEICVAVSLDGYRSLVDGFFSDESGTFATLLSALERGELAALHASAHALKGAAASLGLHALADLAAQTEQVGAQWSAEECAANRQQLMGLHLTAHALCHRMGLTTQAPVDGVAIGR comes from the coding sequence ATGCGCATCAACGTCAACCACCACCGCCATTTGCTATGGGTCGCCCTGGTGAGTGTCAGCATGGCTTTGGCCATGGCGGTGATGTTGGTGCTGCAGTTAACCCAAAGACAATCCATCCGCCAAAGCAGCCAGGTCGGCAACGACTCGATCACCGCCATGGCCTTTCAGTACGAGCGCGAGTTTTTGCGCTTTCGGCAGGCACTGCGTGGTGTGGTCCAGGAGCGCACGCCGCCGGACCTCGACGACGTCAGATTGCGCCTGGATATTTTTGTCAGCCGTTTGGGGCTGTTACGCGACAACCCCAGCATTACCTTGCTCCAAGAGCGCCCCGAGTATGCCGAGGTCATTCCTGGCATGGAGCAGTTGGTGGCGCGAACCGACCAAGTCCTCAGCCGCGATGCGCCAGACGCCCAGGCCATGGCCGATCTGCTCGTTGAATTTAACGCCGCGGGGCCAGCGGTGCAGGCGCTCAGCATGGCGGCCAACAGCCAGGTCTCCTTGTTGCTGGAGCGCCAGGGTAGCACCTTGTTGCGCCAGAACGACCAGATCATCTGGCTGACTTTGGCCCAACTGATCGGCTTGTTGGTCGCATCGGGCAGCCTGGTGGTGCGACACCGCAAACAGGAACAGCTGCGGCTGGAATGGCAGCGACTCAACGCCAATCTGGTGGCGGCCAATTTGCAGGCCGAAAATGCCAACCGTGGGAAAAGCCAGTTTTTGGCCAATATGAGCCATGAACTGCGCACGCCGTTCAATGGCATGCTGGGGATGTTGGGCCTGCTGGAGGGCACGACACTCAACGCCGAGCAGGCCGACTACGTCAACACCGTGCGCGGATCTGCCAGCCATTTGCTGGCCTTGCTCAACGATATTCTGGATGTATCGGCGCTGGACGTAGGCAAGATGGCCGTCAACCCGATACCGGTGCAGCTGCCCTCGTTGCTGCGCGACGTAGATGCCTTGATGCAACCACTGGCCAAGGAAAAGAAGCTCGACTTTTCCCTGGTATTGCACACGGAACTGCCCGCTTGGGTCGAGGCCGACGGCACCCGGATCAAGCAGATTTTGCTCAATCTGGTGTCGAACGCCATCAAGTTCAGCCCCCAAGGCGCCATCGCGCTGGACGTCGAATGTGACTTTGCGCCCGCCGCACGGGCTACGGACACGGTGGTCTTGCGGCTGCGCGTGAGTGACCAGGGCATTGGCATGGATGCCGCCACCATCGGTTGCTTGTTCCAGCGGTTTTCCCAAGGCGATGCCAGTATCTCCCGCCGATTTGGCGGCACGGGCCTGGGGTTGGAGATTTCCCGTAACCTGGCCCGTTTGATGGGTGGCGACATCACCGTACAAAGCCAGCCAGGGCAGGGCAGCCAGTTCAGCCTGGAGTTGCCATTGGCCTGCGTGCCAGCGCCACCGCCGATGCTCCCGCACGTGGTGGAGGCGGTGCCCCTCGACCACAGGATTCCTGGCGGCGAGACTGCGCCCGGTCTGGACATTCTGGTCGCTGAAGACCACCCGGTGAACCGCAAATACATGCAAGCCCTGCTCAGCCGACTGGGGCACCGCATCCGGTTCGTGGAAGACGGGCTCCAGGCTGTGGCCGAAGTGCGCCGGGCCATGCCAGACCTGGTTTTCATGGATGTGCACATGCCGGTGATGGACGGACTGCAAGCAACCCAGTCCTTGCGCGCCGGGGGCGACCAGGCCGCCCAGGTCTACATCGTGGCATTGACGGCCGATGCGTTCGCCGAGTCGCGCGAGCGGGCGCTGGCGGCGGGCATGGATGCGTTTTTATCCAAACCGGTGCGCATCGACCAGATCGAAACCTTGCTACAGCAGCGTTTCGGGGCCCGCGCCACACCGCGCCGGGATCCGGTCGCACCGGCGGTCGAAGTGCCGGTGCCTGCAGCGGCACAGCCGTTAGCCACCAAGCCCCCGCGCAGGCGCTTTCGCGCGGGCGATGTCGCCCACCACCTGGACATGGCCATGCTGGGCGAGATCTGTGTGGCCGTGTCCCTGGACGGCTACCGGTCGCTGGTGGACGGATTTTTCAGCGACGAATCGGGGACTTTTGCCACGCTGCTGTCGGCTTTGGAGCGGGGCGAGTTGGCCGCGCTGCATGCCTCTGCCCATGCCTTGAAAGGTGCTGCGGCCAGTCTGGGGCTGCATGCGCTGGCCGACTTGGCCGCGCAGACCGAACAGGTGGGAGCCCAATGGAGCGCCGAAGAATGCGCCGCCAACCGCCAACAACTGATGGGTTTGCACCTGACCGCGCACGCTCTATGCCATCGCATGGGTTTGACCACGCAGGCGCCGGTTGACGGCGTTGCCATCGGGCGTTGA
- a CDS encoding DNA-3-methyladenine glycosylase 2 family protein — MQPTEISSDNSACYLALQARDARFDGSFFTGVTSTGIYCRPVCAVKTPRRENCRFFSHPAQAESAGFRPCLRCRPELAPQTLAWSVQDATSILAHQAARMLDEPEAWSDEGGSALPGLAARLGVSDRHLRRIFETHFGVSPLQYLQTRRLLTAKQLLADTQLPVAQIALASGFASVRRFNTVFVERYGLNPSQLRRSGAGSVRGQGHAIQLGYRPPFDVAAMGRFLAQRQVNAIEFIASHADSISASRTFSIKVGATTHAGWLQADFVPARHHVLLRVSDSLHGVLPLLVRRVRAWLDLDADPEAIHRVLQHRFPDSAGLRVPGTLDGFELAVRAVLGQQITVAAARTLAQRLVDTFGQPIATPLPALTRLFPSAAVLATLTGDALGQLGIVKQRQNAILALARAVDSGQLALHGGAPAHSTIAALKALPGIGDWTAQYIAMRALRWPDAFPAGDVALHKALGVQTAPNVRLASLAAEAASQAWKPWRSYAVLRAWAELPTQAKTTKTIATHA; from the coding sequence ATGCAACCCACCGAAATCAGCTCCGATAACAGCGCCTGCTACCTGGCCCTGCAGGCCCGGGATGCCCGGTTTGACGGTAGCTTTTTCACCGGCGTGACCTCCACCGGCATCTACTGCCGCCCGGTCTGCGCCGTCAAAACCCCCAGACGCGAAAACTGCCGGTTCTTCAGCCACCCCGCCCAGGCCGAAAGTGCCGGATTCCGCCCCTGCCTGCGCTGCCGCCCCGAGCTCGCCCCGCAAACGCTGGCCTGGTCGGTGCAAGACGCCACCAGCATCCTGGCCCACCAGGCCGCCCGCATGCTGGACGAGCCCGAAGCCTGGAGCGACGAGGGTGGCAGCGCCCTGCCCGGGCTGGCCGCCCGACTGGGTGTCAGCGACCGGCATCTGCGGCGTATATTCGAAACCCATTTCGGCGTCTCGCCGCTGCAGTACCTGCAAACCCGCCGCCTGCTGACCGCCAAGCAACTGCTGGCCGACACCCAGCTGCCCGTGGCGCAGATTGCACTGGCCAGCGGCTTTGCCAGCGTGCGCCGCTTCAACACCGTGTTTGTGGAACGCTACGGGCTGAATCCCTCGCAGCTGCGGCGCAGCGGTGCGGGCAGCGTACGGGGGCAGGGCCACGCCATCCAGCTTGGTTACCGCCCACCGTTTGATGTCGCGGCCATGGGCCGATTTTTAGCCCAGCGGCAAGTGAATGCTATTGAATTCATAGCTTCTCACGCTGATTCCATAAGCGCAAGCCGCACTTTTTCTATCAAAGTTGGAGCCACCACCCATGCGGGCTGGCTGCAGGCGGATTTTGTGCCCGCGCGCCACCATGTGCTGCTGCGGGTCAGCGACAGCCTGCACGGCGTGCTGCCATTGCTGGTCCGCCGGGTGCGCGCCTGGCTGGACCTGGATGCCGACCCCGAGGCCATCCACCGCGTGCTGCAACACCGCTTTCCCGACAGCGCAGGCCTGCGCGTCCCGGGCACGCTGGACGGTTTTGAGCTGGCGGTGCGCGCCGTGCTGGGCCAGCAGATCACCGTGGCCGCGGCCCGCACCCTGGCGCAGCGGCTGGTAGACACCTTTGGCCAGCCCATCGCCACGCCCCTGCCCGCGCTGACCCGGCTGTTTCCCAGCGCCGCTGTGCTGGCCACGCTGACCGGTGACGCACTGGGCCAGCTGGGCATTGTCAAACAGCGGCAAAACGCCATCCTGGCCCTGGCCCGCGCGGTGGACAGCGGCCAGCTCGCCCTGCACGGCGGAGCCCCGGCGCACAGCACCATAGCCGCGCTCAAAGCCTTGCCCGGCATTGGCGACTGGACGGCCCAGTACATCGCCATGCGCGCCCTGCGCTGGCCGGATGCGTTTCCGGCGGGCGACGTGGCCTTGCACAAAGCCCTGGGCGTGCAAACGGCGCCGAATGTGCGGCTGGCCAGCCTGGCCGCCGAGGCGGCATCCCAGGCCTGGAAACCCTGGCGTAGCTACGCCGTGCTGCGCGCCTGGGCCGAGCTGCCCACCCAAGCCAAAACTACCAAAACGATAGCTACTCACGCTTGA